The following DNA comes from Minwuia thermotolerans.
GCGCGGGCGTGATGGGTGATGAACTTGAACGGCGCCAGCGGCAGATCGCCGGCGATGTCGCGCAGCAGCAGCGTCGTGCCGTCCTCGATCGAGGGCCGGAACCAGCGCGGGTCGCGCCACTCCAGGCGCTCCGGCCACCAGGCCCGGGCCTCCTGCCGCCAGATGATCTCGGCCACGGCATAGCCCTTGGCGATGCCGTCCAGCAGGTCGATCAGCTCGTCCTCGATGCCGTCGCGCACCACGGCCTCGCGCACCAGGTCGGCCGCCTTCACGTCGTCGGCCGCGTCGGAGGCGGCCTCGACCTGCAGCTCCAGTCCGGCGACGGCGCGCTTGCGGACGCCGACGACGGCGGCGTAGTGGGGATACTTCTCCTCCATCGCCTCGGCCAGTTCCAGATAGGCCGTGGGCTCGCCCTGCTCGGCGTCGAGCAGCAGCCGCGCCAGCCGGGCGGGCGTGAGCCCCGCCTCCGGGTGGTCGGAGATCACCTGGCGGACGGAACGGAGCGACGGCGCCGCCAGCTCCTCGGTCAGCTTGCCCCGCTCGATCGGGCGGCCGTACTGGTCCAGGATCCTCGTCTCGGGCATCACCAGGCTCCCTTCGATCGCGCGAAACCGGCCAGCGAGGGCGGCCCGTCATCATCCTCGGCGCGGCGGCCCAGCACGCCGGCGCGGCCGCTGGCGGTGCCGGTGACGGCTTCGTAGCCGTATTCGAACGCGCCCTCGGCGGCGGCCGCCGCAGCCAAGGCATAGGCCCAGAAGATGTCGGCGTGGACCGTGTCGTCGTTGACCAGGCGCGGCGCGCCGGTCGGGCCGGCGACGCGCTTGATGGCGCGCAGGTCGGCGCGGATCTCCGGGCTGTCGGGGATGCGGATGGTGCCGTTCTCGAAGCGCGCCTTCAGGATCGTGGCCAGGTCGAGCCGGCGCGGGCCCGAAAGGATCACGCCCTCGCAGCGCTCCTGGCCGTGGCGCGCCTGGATTTCCTCGACCACCGCCTCGCCCATGCCGGTCTGGTCCATGGCCAGGCGGACGACGCGGTAGTCGCGCATCATCCGGCCGATCTCGTCGTACTGCTCGGCGAAGCGGCGGTTGTGCATGTAGGTCTCTTCGCGCAGCCAGAGCACGTCACCGACCATCTCGAAGGGGGCGACGACGGACAGGTCGCGGCGGCGCGCCACGTCCCAGCCGGAGAAGACGAGGCCCTTTTGGTAGAGCTCGGGGCGGCCGGCTTCCGGGTGCTGCGCGGCGACGATGTCGTCCAGGCCGATCCAGGAGCCCGCGCCGGTCGAGGGCACGCAGTCCAGCTCCTCGGCGGCGTCGGCGCCGTAGAAGGCGCGGATCTCGGCGCACCAGGACGCGCGGCCTTCCGGCGTGGCCTCTCGTCCTGTGACCAGGCAGATGCGCTCGTAGAGCCCTTCGGCGATCGCATCGTCGAAGGTGATGGTCATGGTCGCGCCCTTGCGCCGGCCGGCGCGGATCTCGTCGATCAGCTGGTTGAACGGATTGTCGACGCCATTGTGCGTGGAGACCACGATCACCGAGCCGCCCCACATCAGCAGCGCCATGGCCGCCTTCAGAACTTCGGCGAGATCCGAGTAGAACGCCGCCTCGTCCAGGATCACCAGGCCCTGCTTGCCGCGCAGCGCACGGGCGACGGAGGGCAGCGCCACCACCTCGAAGCCGGAGGCGAACTTCACCCGGAACGCCTTGATGTCCTTTTCGTCGTCGGCCAGGACGATCTCGTCCATCTCGCCGACGGCCATGCCGAAGGCGCGCGCCCACATGCCGACCACGTCGATGAACTCGCGCGCCATCTCCAGGTCGTAGCCCATGTACCAGACGTCCATGCCGCCCTCGCCGCGGGCGGCGGCGGCCGTCAGCGCCGCGTGGGAGGCCATGCCCCAGGTCAGGCCGATGCGGCGTGACTTGTCGATCACCAGCAGGGCCGAGACCGATGTCATGGTGACGGCCCGCGCCTGGTACGGCAGCAGGATGTCGCCGCGGGGCATGGCCTTCATCGCGGCCGGCAGCTCGGCCGTCTTCGGCATCAGCTGCTCGATCGGGCCCTGGTTCATGCGGCGATGCCCAGGATGGCGTGGCGGATGCCCTTGACCGTGTCGGCCGAGAGGCCCGCATTGCGGGCGGCGGCCTCGGCCTTGTCGGCGCTCGCCTCGCGCTCCTTGCGGCGGGCTTCCTCGACCTTGGTCTCGAAGTCCTGGTCCAGGCGCGCGGCGCGCGCCAGCTCGGCCAGCCCCTTGCCGATATTGGCGATCGACTTCGGATCCAGGACGCCGCCTTCCTGGTCCACCTGGGCCAGCAGGTCGAAGACGAAGGTCCTGGCCATCTCCACCAGGAGGCGGCCTTGCTTGCCCTGCATGGCCGCGTCCGGCAGCTCCTTCGCCAGCGCCTCGGTCATCTCCCGCGCCTGGCGCAGCCGCGACGCGGTGCGCTCGTGATTGACCATGAAGCGGTGCGCCGAGGAGCGCGAGACGCTGATCTCGTGCGGCGCCAGCAGCTCGGCCAGGAAGGTGGTAAAGTCGTCGACCGAGCGGTTCTCGTCCGCCAGCCAGCGCTTGATGGTCTGACGGACGTCGGACGGCAGGCGATCGATCTGGTGGCGCGGGGGCATCTCAGCCGAGCTCGCTGGGCCGGGGACGCTCCACGCCG
Coding sequences within:
- a CDS encoding phage protein Gp27 family protein; translated protein: MPPRHQIDRLPSDVRQTIKRWLADENRSVDDFTTFLAELLAPHEISVSRSSAHRFMVNHERTASRLRQAREMTEALAKELPDAAMQGKQGRLLVEMARTFVFDLLAQVDQEGGVLDPKSIANIGKGLAELARAARLDQDFETKVEEARRKEREASADKAEAAARNAGLSADTVKGIRHAILGIAA